From Candidatus Zymogenus saltonus:
ACTCTTACCCGAGCTCCTATAAGGATTTGAAATAGATAAGAGGCCTGATACAAACTGATTGTGAAAATTGTTTAAGGGTGTTATAGTATTACAGGTTCTGGTTGTGCCGGGATCAATATAGCAAAGACCTGTTAAAACGATCATTAAGGAGGATATGTGAGGACACTTATTGTTTCCGCGAACCTGGAGGTGACGCCCGACCCGGTATACCCGATCGGGGCGGCGTACGTGGCGGCGGCCGTCAGGGAGGCGGGCCATGAAGTCGATATCCTGGACGTAGTCTTTGCGGATGACATGGCAAAGGCGGTGGGGGAAAAGATCGCGTCTTTCAATCCTGAAGTCGTGGGGGTGTCGATAAGAAACATAGACAACGTGGCCTATCCCCTATACCTCTCTTATATAGACGAGACGAAGGAGATCGTCGATACGATCAGGTCCTCCTTTTCCGGCCCCCTGGTCCTCGGGGGGTCGGGCTTTACGATGATGCCTATTGACATGCTCGAATATGTGGGCGAGACGACCGGAATAGTCGGGGAGGGGGAGGATGCGATGGTGAGGTTTCTCACAGCCCTCTCCGGAGACGGGGAGCTCTCCTATGTATCGGGCCTTATTGTGACGGAAAACGGCAAAGTCAAGATAAACAACCCGCCCCGAATAATCGAGGACTTCGACCGCGTCCCGATTCCCGCAGACGACCTGTGCGACAACGCCGCCTACCTGAAGTGGGGGGGGATGGGGAGCGTCCAGACGAAGCGCGGCTGCCCCATCGGGTGCATCTACTGCACCTACCCGGTCGTCGAGGGAAAGGCGATGAGGCTGAGAGACCCGGCGGCCGTGGTCGACGAGATGGAGCGCTCGCTCGATCGGTGGGGG
This genomic window contains:
- a CDS encoding cobalamin-dependent protein (Presence of a B(12) (cobalamin)-binding domain implies dependence on cobalamin itself, in one of its several forms, or in some unusual lineages, dependence on a cobalamin-like analog.); translated protein: MRTLIVSANLEVTPDPVYPIGAAYVAAAVREAGHEVDILDVVFADDMAKAVGEKIASFNPEVVGVSIRNIDNVAYPLYLSYIDETKEIVDTIRSSFSGPLVLGGSGFTMMPIDMLEYVGETTGIVGEGEDAMVRFLTALSGDGELSYVSGLIVTENGKVKINNPPRIIEDFDRVPIPADDLCDNAAYLKWGGMGSVQTKRGCPIGCIYCTYPVVEGKAMRLRDPAAVVDEMERSLDRWGVDTYFIVDSVFNNPPEHARQIAREIVRRGLTLRLSAYFSPAFIDEGLLEDLARAGVTGVDLGADSLADPILKKLGKNFKRRDVVEAVRAAKSVGIMTCLNIIFGAPGETKDTMRETVDLLDELQPTANHAMVGIRIFPGTGLQRLAIKEGMQEAKNINLSPIFYIAPAVVEEAVEFVHECAVSRPYWIVPGQMVMAGQDFSGMLKPQRYDSGLGAPFRMQGIKGPLWEMMGKPPEGE